A region of the Azospirillum sp. B510 genome:
GTCGCCTATTTCCTGGCCTTCCACGTGCGCTCCACCACCTGGCAGATGGTGCTGTTCCTGGTCTGCACCATTCCGTTCTGGACCTCCAACATCATCCGGATGATCTCGTGGATCCCGTTCCTGGGACGCAACGGGCTGCTGAATTCCGGCCTGATCTCCGCCGGGATCATCGACCGGCCGCTGGAGTTCCTGCTGTTCTCCGACTTCTCGGTCGTGCTGGCCTTCGTCCATCTCTATGCGCTGTTCATGGTGGTGCCGATCTTCAATTCGATGATGCGCATCGACCGCGCCCTGATCGAGGCGGCGCGCGACGGCGGCGCCAGTGCGGCGCAGACGCTGTGGAACGTCATCCTGCCGCTGACCAAGCCCGGCATCGCCATCGGTTCCATTTTCGTCGTCACGCTGGTGATGGGCGACTTCATCACCGTGCGGCTGATGAGCGGCGGGCAGAGCGCCTCCATCGGCCTGATGATCGCCAACGAGATCTCGCTGCTGCAATATCCGGCCGCCGCCGCCAACGCCGTTGTGCTGCTGGCCGTCGTCCTGATCATGGTGGTGGCGATGCTGCGCGTCGTCGACATCCGCAAGGAGCTGTGAGATGAACACCTCGCGCCGCGGCCTGTCCTTCCATCTGCTGGCCGGCTTCTTCGTCCTGTTCGTGCTGTTCCTCTACGGCCCGACCGCCACCATCCTGGTTCTGTCCTTCCAGGGGCCGGAGGGCGGCCTGACCTTCCCGATGAACGGCGTCTCGCTGCACTGGTTCCGCAACCTGTTCGAACAGCAGGCGGTGGGCGATTTCGGCGGCTCCTTCCGGCGGTCGATCGCGTTGGGGCTGATGGTGATGGTGCTGACCGTGCTGTTCTCGGTGCTGGCCGGCTTCGCCTTCCGCCGCCGTTTCCGCGGCAGCGGCGCCCTGTTCTATCTCGCCGTCGCCAGCCTGATCGTGCCGTCGATCCTGGTCAGCCTGGGCATCGGCCTGTTCTTCAACATCCTGGGGCTGGAGCCGTCCTGGTACGGCTCGGCGCTGGGGGCGCATCTGACCTGGACGCTGCCCTTCGGTCTGCTGATCGTCTTCGCCATCTTCAACCGTTTCAACCCGGCCTATGAGGAGGCGGCGCGCGACCTGGGCGCTTCGCCCTGGCAGACGGTGCGCCATGTCGTGCTGCCGATCCTGCTGCCCAGCCTGATCGGCGTCGGGCTGTTCGGCTTCACCCTGTCCTATGACGAGTTCGCCCGCACCCTGATGACCGCCGGCAGCTTCAACACCCTGCCGCTGGAGATCTACGGCATGACCACCAACGTCACCACGCCGGTGCTCTATGCGCTGGGGTCGCTGACGACGGTCTTCTCCTTCACCGTGATCGGCCTGTTCTTCCTGGGCCTGATCCTGCTGCGCCGCAATCGCCTGCGCCGTAACCGTTTCCCTGTGGCCGGCACCTGAGGATTTCCCGCGAAATGCGCATTCTGGTCGTCAACCCCAACAGCACCGCCTCGATGACCGCGCGGATCGGTGCCGCCGCCCGCGCCGTCGCGGCTCCCGGCACCGAGATCGTCGCCACCAACCCGCCGACCGGCCCCGCCAGCATCGAGGGCTATTACGACGAGGCGCTGGCCGTTCCCGGCATGCTGGCGGAGATCGACCGGCACCAGCGCGAGAGCGCCATCGCCGGCACGGTGATCGCCTGCTTCGACGATGTCGGGCTGGACGCCGCCCGCAGCCTCGCCGACGCGCCCGTCGTCGGCATCTGCGAGGTGGCGATGCAGACCGCCGGGCTGCTGGGCGGCCGTTTCAGCGTGGTGACGACGCTGGCCCGCTCCGTCCCGGCGCTGGAGCGTCTGGCCCAGCGCTACGGCATGGCCGGACGCTGCACCATCCGCGCCGCCGGGGTACCGGTCCTGGCGTTGGAGGATCCGGCGTCGGGTGCGGTCGAGCGCGTGCGCGCCGAAATCCGCCGCGCCATGGAGCGGGACGGCGCCGAGACCATCGTGCTCGGCTGCGCCGGCATGGCCGACCTCGCCCGCTCGCTCAGCGAGGAGATGGGCCTGCCGGTGGTGGACGGCGTCACCGCCGCGGTGACGCTGGTGGAGGGGCTGGCCAGGCTCGGCCTGCGCACCAGCAAGGCCGGCGGCTATGCGCCGCCATTGCCCAAGGCGCGGTGAGACGCCGCCACCGTTCACAAGGCGATCACAAGAGCCGGGGCTCCGGGTTCTCCAGCGTCGGCCTGCCCGCCAGAACCGCCTGTCCGGGCAGCGTCCCGCCGGACATCCCCGCCAGGATGCGGCGGGCCGCTTCGGCGCATTGGCTGCGCAGTTCCGGCACGGCGGTCATTTCCCAGAAGGGCGCCTTGGCGACCGGGCCGAAGGCGAGCAGGCGGGGCGACGGGGTGCCGTCGGCGGCGATCACCGCACCGCTTTCGGTCACGTCCAGCCCCAGCCGCAAGCTGTCCGGCCGGGCGAGGCCGCGGTCGAGCAGCGAGCGCACCAGCGGGTGGCGGATGCGGGTGTAGTCGCAGTTGGTGCCGGTGGCGTTGATCAGCGCGCCCGCCGTCAACCGCCGCTCCGCCCCGCCGCCGCGCTCGACGATGCGCAGTTCCAGCCCGCCGTCGGCGGCCAGGGCCACGTCCCTCAGCCGACCCGGCAGGATCGACAGCTGGCCGCTGGCACGGACGGCGTCGATGCGGTCGGCCACCTGCGGCGCCATGCGGTGGCGATGCACCTCCCAGAAGGGGCGGGCGTGGCGCAGGAAGCGGCGGCGTTCCTCCAGCGGCAGATGCGCCCAGATGCGGTGATGGTGCGGCCTCAGCGCGTCGAAGGCCGAGCGCCAGTCATAGCCGGCGGCCTTCGCCCGCCGGGCATCGGCCTTCAGCGCGATCAGCACGTCCAGCACCGTGCTGGGCAGCACGTCGGGATGTAGGAAGGAGCTGTAGGGCCGCGTCTCCTCATGCCGCTGCGGCAGCAGGCCGCGGCGCGACACCGCGGTGACCGGCCCGCGATGGCCCTGGTCGAGCAGGGACAGCACCGTGTCCACCATCGTCAGGCCGGTGCCGAGAATCGCGACCGGGGCATCGCGGTCGATCGCGGCGATGCCGGCGGCGTCCCAGGGGTCGCCGATGAAACGGTCCGACGCGAAGGCCTCGTCCGCCGTCGCCGAGGCCAGACAGGGCGGGGAGGGCGGGAAATTGCCGATACAGAGCGCCGCCGCATCGGCGCTGACGACCCGGCCGTCGCCGAGCCGCACATGCACCGCCGGCCGATTGCCGGGCGGGGTCTCGCTGCGGATGTCCACCGCCTCGGCGCGGATCAGGTTCAGTCGGGCATGGGCCGGGGCCTCGGCCTGCGCCTCCGCCAGCACGTCCTGGATATAGGCGCCGTACAGCGCGCGCGAGACGAAGGCGTGACCGCTGGGCGGCACCGGCTGGTCCGGAGTCGGCCCCTCCGCCCGGCTCCACAGCCAGCGCAGGAAATGGCGCGGGTCGTCCGGATAGGCGCTCATGTTGTAGGCGCGGACGTTCAGGACATGCGTGCCGTTCGGGGTGGAGTAGGCGACGCCGGTTCCCGGCCGGTGCCCGTATTCGATCAGATGGACGACCAGCGGCGCGCGGGTGCCGCGCAGCAGATGGGCCGCCAGCAGGCTGCCGGTGAAGCCGGCGCCGATGACGGCGATGTGGCGGGGCTGGCTGACGCTGTCCGGCAGGAGAGGCGTTGCAGGCATCGGAGTCCGTCCTTCCGTATGTCATTCCGGAAAAGGTCGGCCGTTGGCGGCTGCTCCCCTGACACGCAGTCCCTGGTCGATAGCGGGGGGTTGAGAGTGGGGATTCGCGTCGGCCGTGTGTCTGCTCGATCCACATCTTTCCATCCTCCATATCACAGCGTCCGGACGGGCGCCATCGGCCGAAGGGCAAACACTATGACTTATGTAGGGATTTGCACATTCCGCATGTGAAATCCTGGCTCCCGACACCGGTCCGGACAGTGGTTGCCGCGCTGGTGCCGATGTGGCACATGCGGGGGAGCTTTCCGTCCGGCCTTTTCCCGTCAGGAGCCTGCCATGACCGTGCCGCCGACCCTCAGCACATGCGCCGCGGAGCGGTTGGAGGCGGCGCTCGCCCGGATCGCCGATCCGCAGCGGCAGGGCGCCCTGGTCTTCACCGAACTCCATGCCGAGGAGGCGCGCGCCGCCGCCCGGGCCAGCGACCGCCGGGCGGCGGCGGGCCGGACGTTGGGGCCTCTCGATGGCCGGATCCTCTCGGTCAAGGCGCTGTTCGACGTGGCGGGGGACACCACCGCGGCCGGTTCCGCCATTCTGCGCGGCCAGCCCGCCGCCATGCGCGATGCCCGCGCGGTGGCGCGGCTGCGCGCCGCCGGCGCCGTCATCGTCGGCCGCACCCACATGACGGAATTCGCCTTTTCCGCCGTCGGCATCAATCCCCATTACGGCAATCCCGGCAACCCACGCGACCGCTCACGGGTGCCGGGCGGCTCGTCCTCCGGTGCTGTGATCTCGGTGGTCGACGGCATGGCGGAGATCGCGCTGGGCAGCGACACCGGCGGGTCGCTGCGCATTCCGGCGGCGCTGTCCGGTGCCGTCGGCTTCAAGCCATCCAGCGGCCGGCTGCCGGCCGAGGGCGCCTTCCCGCTGTCGCCGACGCTGGACGTCATCGGTCCCATCGCCACGACCGTCGCCGACGCCGCCCTGCTGGATTCGATCCTGGCCGATGAACCGCCGGCCCCGTTCGCTCCGCTGCCGGTCGCCGGCCAATCCTTCCTGGTGCCGCGCGGCCGGCTGTTCGACGGCATCGAACCAGCGGTCGCCGCCGCCTTCGAGGCGGGGTTGGACCGGCTGCGCGCCGCCGGCGCGCACA
Encoded here:
- a CDS encoding ABC transporter permease, with the protein product MTLTAETPRPSATAAAGRARRGRLLPRVAPYLQAAPLTVTLLLFLLVPILTIVAVSFWDYDSVRIYPDFVLTNYVELLTSPVTWKTYLNTLKYAVLTWAITLGIGFTVAYFLAFHVRSTTWQMVLFLVCTIPFWTSNIIRMISWIPFLGRNGLLNSGLISAGIIDRPLEFLLFSDFSVVLAFVHLYALFMVVPIFNSMMRIDRALIEAARDGGASAAQTLWNVILPLTKPGIAIGSIFVVTLVMGDFITVRLMSGGQSASIGLMIANEISLLQYPAAAANAVVLLAVVLIMVVAMLRVVDIRKEL
- a CDS encoding ABC transporter permease — protein: MNTSRRGLSFHLLAGFFVLFVLFLYGPTATILVLSFQGPEGGLTFPMNGVSLHWFRNLFEQQAVGDFGGSFRRSIALGLMVMVLTVLFSVLAGFAFRRRFRGSGALFYLAVASLIVPSILVSLGIGLFFNILGLEPSWYGSALGAHLTWTLPFGLLIVFAIFNRFNPAYEEAARDLGASPWQTVRHVVLPILLPSLIGVGLFGFTLSYDEFARTLMTAGSFNTLPLEIYGMTTNVTTPVLYALGSLTTVFSFTVIGLFFLGLILLRRNRLRRNRFPVAGT
- a CDS encoding amidase; translation: MTVPPTLSTCAAERLEAALARIADPQRQGALVFTELHAEEARAAARASDRRAAAGRTLGPLDGRILSVKALFDVAGDTTAAGSAILRGQPAAMRDARAVARLRAAGAVIVGRTHMTEFAFSAVGINPHYGNPGNPRDRSRVPGGSSSGAVISVVDGMAEIALGSDTGGSLRIPAALSGAVGFKPSSGRLPAEGAFPLSPTLDVIGPIATTVADAALLDSILADEPPAPFAPLPVAGQSFLVPRGRLFDGIEPAVAAAFEAGLDRLRAAGAHIADGSIDAELDALAELDRIGVFTAIELAATLADLGVAALDGIDPKTRARIEAGGKAPAADYVRMLRRRAALIRLMDERLTRHPVLLLPTVPLTAPAIADVLEDAAFHRVNLALLRNTRVANLFDLPAISLPLPSPGLPVGLMAMGRRGGDRSLLGIAAGLESALRG
- a CDS encoding FAD/NAD(P)-binding protein, whose protein sequence is MPATPLLPDSVSQPRHIAVIGAGFTGSLLAAHLLRGTRAPLVVHLIEYGHRPGTGVAYSTPNGTHVLNVRAYNMSAYPDDPRHFLRWLWSRAEGPTPDQPVPPSGHAFVSRALYGAYIQDVLAEAQAEAPAHARLNLIRAEAVDIRSETPPGNRPAVHVRLGDGRVVSADAAALCIGNFPPSPPCLASATADEAFASDRFIGDPWDAAGIAAIDRDAPVAILGTGLTMVDTVLSLLDQGHRGPVTAVSRRGLLPQRHEETRPYSSFLHPDVLPSTVLDVLIALKADARRAKAAGYDWRSAFDALRPHHHRIWAHLPLEERRRFLRHARPFWEVHRHRMAPQVADRIDAVRASGQLSILPGRLRDVALAADGGLELRIVERGGGAERRLTAGALINATGTNCDYTRIRHPLVRSLLDRGLARPDSLRLGLDVTESGAVIAADGTPSPRLLAFGPVAKAPFWEMTAVPELRSQCAEAARRILAGMSGGTLPGQAVLAGRPTLENPEPRLL
- a CDS encoding aspartate/glutamate racemase family protein — protein: MRILVVNPNSTASMTARIGAAARAVAAPGTEIVATNPPTGPASIEGYYDEALAVPGMLAEIDRHQRESAIAGTVIACFDDVGLDAARSLADAPVVGICEVAMQTAGLLGGRFSVVTTLARSVPALERLAQRYGMAGRCTIRAAGVPVLALEDPASGAVERVRAEIRRAMERDGAETIVLGCAGMADLARSLSEEMGLPVVDGVTAAVTLVEGLARLGLRTSKAGGYAPPLPKAR